The genomic segment ATCTGGTAGATATCAGTAGTATCGCCACCTGCTTCACGGCTTTCGGTCATCATCCCCTGCTCTATCTGCTGAACCAGATGAAGCCCCGCGCCAACACCCAGGCTACCCTGCTCGGTAACTTTGCCGGTGCGGCGCTGGATGACATCATCAATACAAACGGCAAATACCAGATGAACGAAACCATAAAGACGAATTTCAGGGAGAAAGCACTGGAGTTCTGCACCTGTCCCTGGTTTGATGCCAAGAAATTCTATACCGATGCCAACCAGCAAGCATTCAATCTGCAGCAGGTAGTGGATATTCTCTTCCCCCGCACCGCATCGCAGGCACAGATGTCAGCCTTCCGTGGCGAAAGTCTTTACGACAGGAAGAAAGCCATCCTGGAACCTTCGTTCGTCTGCGAAGCACTCGGCATACAGGGACGTGTGGACCTGATGACCACCGACTGCAAACTGCTAGTAGAGCAGAAATCGGGACGCAACATGAATATCGAAACCCATCAGGTTGATCCGGGGTATCACAGTTATCAGCTGGAGCCCCACTATGTACAGCTGCTGCTCTACTATGGCGTATTGCAGCACAACTTCAAGCTGAGCAACGACCGCGTGAATATCCGTCTGCTCTACTCCAAGTATCAGCCGCAAGACGGACTGATGGTGGTAGCTTACTACCAAAAGCTCTTCAAGGAGGCCATCGAATACCGCAACCAGCTCGTTGCCGCCTCCTTCGAGATAGCCAAGGAGGGATTCGAGCATGCACTGAATGAATTTACCCCCGAAGTTTTGAATGTGGCAGGTACCCAGGACTTCTTTTACAACAAGTATCTGAAGCCGCAGATAGAAGCCATCACCAGTCCGCTCCACAACCTCACCCCATTAGAGGAGGCTTACTTCTGCCGCATGATGACCTTCGTGTTGCGGGAACAGATGATCAGCAAGGTGGGCGCACAGGAAGGAACGAACACATCCAGTTCCGACCTCTGGACCATGCCACTCGCCGAAAAGAAAGATGCCGGCAATATCTATACCGACCTGCACATCATCCGAAAGGAACAGAGCAGCGCAGGAAGCGGATATGATACCATCACCCTGAGCGTGCCCGACCAGGGAAAAGACTTTCTGCCCAACTTCCGTATCGGCGACATGGTGTATCTCTATACCTACAAGCTGAAGGAAGAACCCGATGTGAGAAAGGCTATATTATATAAAGGTGTACTGCAGGAGATTCACAGCGATGAGATTGTGGTGCATCTCACCGACGGACAGCAGAATGCCGATATCTTCGAGATGAATCTGCCTTACGCCATAGAACATGGAACGAGCGATGCATCAACAGGCGGAAGCATCCGTAACCTGCACCAGTTTATCTGTGCACCCAAGGAGAAGCGCGACCTGCTGTTAGGGCAGCGTGCTCCGCAAAGAGATGCCTCGCTTACATTGACCAGACATTACGATGATGTACTGGACGACATCATTCTCCGTGCCAAGCAGGCACAGGATTACTTCCTGCTCGTGGGACCTCCGGGAACAGGAAAGACCAGTCGTGCCCTGAAGTTTATGGTAGAAGAAGCATTGAACGATGGAACGGGAATGCCGACAGCAGAAAGCATCGCCTCGGGAGGCAAGACGGCTCAGCAGCCTGCATCCTCCATTCTCCTGATGAGCTATACCAACCGAGCCGTAGATGAAATCTGCGAGATGCTGGTAGATTCGGGCATCCCATTCCTTCGCCTCGGCAGCGAGTACTCCTGCGATGAGCGGTTCCGCCCTTATCTGATAGAGAAAGCCATCAGCGACTGTCCGAAACTCGAAGCCATCAAACAATATATAATAGGAACGCGTGTAATCGTGGGCACCACTTCGATGATGACCTCCAAGCCGTTCATCTTCTCGCTGAAGCACTTCAAGCTTGCCATCATCGACGAGTCGAGCCAGATACTGGAGCCTAATCTCATCGGTCTCTTATCAGCAGTAGATAAGTTCATCCTCATCGGCGACTACAAGCAGTTGCCAGCCGTGGTACAGCAGAGCGAGCAGGATTCAGGCATTCCTACCATCAACGATAGTCAGAAAGGTAGCATCATCGACATGAGCATCCTGCAGGACATCTGTCTTACCAACTGCCGCAACTCTCTCTTCGAACGTCTGATTCATTGGGAAGATCACGAAGAGCGCAGCGAATTCATCGGCATTCTGCGTCGCCAAGGCAGAATGCATCCCGAGATTGCAGAGTTTCCTAACCGGATGTTCTACCGTCGGGAGAAACTGGAACCCGTGCCATGTCCACACCAGTTGGAGACGGAGCTGTCATATACCCTTCCATCAGAAGATGCGCTCGACGATTTGCTGAAAGAGCACCGCATGATATTCCTCCCATCCAAATTCTGCAAGGAACCAAATGTATCCGATAAGATCAATGCCAACGAGGCAGCAATCGTGGTAGACCTGCTTCGCCGCATCCACCGCTTCTATGGAGAGCGTTTCGATGCCAAGAAGACGGTAGGCGTCATCGTTCCTTACCGCAACCAGATTGCCATGGTACGCAAAGGCATCGAAAAGCTCGGTATTCCGGAACTGGAGAAAATCAGTATCGATACCGTAGAGCGGTACCAGGGCAGCCAGCGAGATGTCATCATCTACAGTTTCACCATCCAGAACATCTGGCAGCTCGACTTCCTTGCCGGCAACAGTTTCGTAGAAGACGGCGCCATCATCGACCGCAAGCTGAACGTAGCCATCACCCGTGCCCGAAAGCAGATGATTATGACAGGCAACCCGGAGATATTGCGCAATAATCAGATTTTTAGCGAATTAATGAACTATGTGAAGGAAAAAGGAGGATATTTTTAAATTTTCCCCCAAAAAATTTGGTGATACGGAAATAAAGTCCTATCTTTGCATTCGGATTATACACAAAAGGATAAACAAGAGACATAAATACAGATATAGGATTCCGGTGCTCCACTGGCACTGGAATTCTTTATTTTTTATGCTACTTGCCAACCGATTATTAATAACATTAAAACAACAAGAAAATTATGGCTTACATGTCACAAGAAGGCTACGACAAACTCGTAGCTGAGCTGAAACAGCTCGTATCTGTAGAGCGCCCTAAGGCATCAGCCGCAATTGCTGAAGCCCGCGACAAGGGTGATTTAAGTGAGAATTCTGAGTATGATGCCGCTAAAGAGGCACAGGCTCATCTGGAAGATAAGATCAATCGCCTGAAGCTCACCATTGCCGAGGCCAAGATTATCGATACCAAGCAGCTCAGCACCGACAGCGTGCAGATTATGTCGAAGGTAGAGATGACCAACATGGCTAACAAGGCAAAGATGACTTATACCATCGTGAGCGAAAGCGAAGCAAACTTGAAGGAAGGCAAGATTTCCATCAAGACTCCTATCGCACAGGGATTGCTCAACAAGAAGGTAGGTGAGATTGCAGAAATCAAGATTCCTCGCGGCACCATCAACCTTCGCATCGACAAGATTTCATTTGAATAAAACGGAATAAAAGGAACTATCATATCGGCAGCGATGCCCGTATGACGGTTCCTTTTATGTTATATGTAAGCCTACCCGATATATTCTACAGAAAATGAAAGTAGCCGATGCAACGACATCAAAAAGAGAATAAGATAATATGAATTGTAAATTATAAATTATTAATTATAAATTGATTAGCGATTATGGCAAGCATTTTTTCAAAGATTGCAGCAGGAGAGATTCCTAGCTACAAGTGTGCAGAAAGCGACAAGTTCTATGCTTTCCTCGACATTAGCCCTATCGGCAAAGGTCATACCTTGGTGATTCCCCGTAAGGAGGTTGATTACATCTTCGATATGGAAGACAAAGACCTGGCTGAGTTTGAGGTTTTCGCCAAGAAGGTAGCCAAGGCTATCAAGGCAGCCTTCCCATGCAAGAAAGTGGCGCAGGTTGTTTTGGGTCTGGAGGTTCCTCATGCCCATATCCACCTCATCCCAATGAACAGCGAGGCTGATGTAAACTTCCGCAAGGAGCATCTCAAACTCACAGAGGAAGAGTTCAAGGAAATTGCTGATAAGATTTATACAGAATTCAAGAAACTTTAAATGCAAGAAGTTTCAAACAGAAAAAGAGCTGCGAATATGCTTCGCAGCTCTTTTTATATCTTTATTTCATAAGCTCTTGCTTAGACGAACTCATCGCCTTTCTTCATCTGCACCTCGTTTACATATTTACGCACCAGGGCAGAAGAATCTTCTTTCTTGCATATCAACAATACATTGTCATTCTCGGCTACTATGAAACCATCCAGTCCGTTCAATACAGCCAGCTTTCCTTTAGGCAACTTGATTACATTGTTGTGACAATTCTCCATCATCACATCGCTGTCAACAACCACGTTGTCATCGCTGCTCTTCTGCATCGCCTCGTAGATACTGTGCCAGGTACCCAGATCAGCCCAGCCGAAGTCACACTTCATCATATAGACATTGCTAGGTTTGTCAAGCACTCCGAAATCTACTGATATATTAGGATAAGAAGAGAAACTCTCTTTCATGTATGCATTCTCTGTCTCCACACTGAATTCGGGATACTGTTTATCGTAATTACGGAGTACAGGGGGCAGAATCTTGCAGAAACACTCACGCAGATACTTCACATTAGAAAGGAATAAACCCGTATTCCAATAGAACTCTCCACTCTCTACAAAAATCTTGGCAAACTCTCTTTCCGGTTTCTCTGTAAACGACTGCACCTTGTACAATCCGTTGCCGATAGCTTCACCCATCTGAATATATCCATATCCAGGTTCAGGACGGGTTGGTTTCACACCCATCGTCAGGAAACGGTCATGTTCTGCCACAAAAGCCAGACCTTCCAATACGTTTTCCCGGAAAGCATCTTCATTGAAGATAGCCTGATCCGAAGGAGTGGCGATGATGCAGGCATCAGGATTGAGCATCGAGATGCGATGATTGGCCCATGCCATGCTAGGTGCCGTATTGCGATGAATAGGTTCCGCCAATATCCGTTCTGCAGGAACCTCAGGCAACTGTTCCTTTACCAGTTGAACATATTCTTCATTTGTGTTGATAAATATATGGTCGGCAGGCACGATCTTTGCCATACGGTCAAAGGTTTGCTGAAGCTGGGTGCGCCCCACTCCAAAGAAGTCGACAAACTGCTTCGGATAGTTGCTACGGCTGCAAGGCCAGAGTCTGCGACCCTTACCTCCCGCCAATATCACACAATAATTATTTCCGTTACTCTTCATATCTTGAGTCTAATATTTTGTTGGTTTTCAAAATTCATCTGTAAAGTTAGTGATTATCCGTGAAAGTGCCAAAGATTTTCTTGAAATTTAATAAAGTGGACTATAAAAACAACAAAAATTTAATGTTTCTGCATTAAAAATGCATTTTTAGAAAAAAAAGTCACCAAAAAGTTTGTCAGTTCAAAAATTATTAGTACCTTTGCAACCGCAAATAAGCAAGGTGGTATTTGCCCAGATGGCGGAATCGGTAGACGCGCTGGTCTCAAACACCAGTGGAGCAATCCATCCCGGTTCGATCCCGGGTCTGGGTACCAAGATGGAGAGAAGTTTTACTTCTCTCCTTTTTTCGTTTATATACACATTTATCCCTGCATATCTACCCACTTACATCCTATCATATCCCCCATTCCACGAAAACGTTTACAACGATTTATTTAGAATAAGCCTTTCTATATTTGGCTTTTCAAAAGATAATATTTATCTTTGCAGAAGAAATAGCTTATATATAATAACCCAACAAACCGAAAAAAATAGATGAAGAAATTTTTTAGCATGGTATGTGCTTGCTTGTTGGCGCTAAGTGCCCAGGCAACCGACATCAAGAAGTATGATGCTCTTTACGAGAATCTACCATTCCAGATGGAGAAGGTGACCCGTCCGCAATTCCCAGCCAATGAGGTAAACCTCAAGGACTTTGGGGCTATTGGAGATGGCTCTTCTCTCTGTACCACAGCCTTTGCCAAGGCTATCGATGCGCTGACTCAGAAAGGCGGCGGCAAACTCATCGTTCCACAGGGCGTATGGTTCACAGGTCCTATCGTATTGAAGAGCAATATCAACCTGCATCTCGAAAAAGGTGCAGTCATCCTTTTCTCACCAGATGATGCCCTCTACCCTTTTATAGAAACATCGTTTGAGGGTTTGGATACACGCCGATGCCAGTCGCCTATCTCTGGTCATCATCTTACCAACGTGGCAATTACCGGTCAGGGTTGCATTGACGGAAACGGAGAATACTGGCGCCCTTTGAAGAAGCAGAAGGTTACCGCTGCCCAGTGGAAGCAGATTACTTCACGTGGCGGTGCGTTCAAGAGAGCCGACTACTGGTTCCCATCAGAAGGTGCATTGAAGGCTGACAACAGTGCCAACATGAATGTGCCTAAAACTCCAGCTTCAGAAGAAGAATGGAATGAGATCAAGCGTTTCCTCCGTCCGGTAATGATCAGTCTCGTAAGCTGCAAGAACGTTTGGCTCAATGGGGTCATCTTCCAGAACTCTCCTGCATGGAACATCCATCCGCTGATGTGCGAGAACGTTCTTATAGAAGATGTA from the Segatella copri genome contains:
- a CDS encoding HIT family protein, with the translated sequence MASIFSKIAAGEIPSYKCAESDKFYAFLDISPIGKGHTLVIPRKEVDYIFDMEDKDLAEFEVFAKKVAKAIKAAFPCKKVAQVVLGLEVPHAHIHLIPMNSEADVNFRKEHLKLTEEEFKEIADKIYTEFKKL
- a CDS encoding glycosyl hydrolase family 28 protein encodes the protein MKKFFSMVCACLLALSAQATDIKKYDALYENLPFQMEKVTRPQFPANEVNLKDFGAIGDGSSLCTTAFAKAIDALTQKGGGKLIVPQGVWFTGPIVLKSNINLHLEKGAVILFSPDDALYPFIETSFEGLDTRRCQSPISGHHLTNVAITGQGCIDGNGEYWRPLKKQKVTAAQWKQITSRGGAFKRADYWFPSEGALKADNSANMNVPKTPASEEEWNEIKRFLRPVMISLVSCKNVWLNGVIFQNSPAWNIHPLMCENVLIEDVLVRNPSYAQNGDGLDLESCKNALIVNSTFDVGDDGICIKSGKDADGRKRGIPCENVIVNGCTVFKGHGGFVVGSEMSGGVKNIKVSDCQFLGTDVGLRFKSTRGRGGVVENIYIDNMSMFDIQTDVITFDLYYGGKSAVEVLNDGDEAKSQKVQKFKVDETTPCFRNIDINHVICRTARRAAYFNGLPEMPVSNIHIKDMEVNNAEYGIVINRTDGVKLENIKVSAKNHTFDAKNSKNVTVNDKTYKKIDEKGITLDF
- the greA gene encoding transcription elongation factor GreA, whose translation is MAYMSQEGYDKLVAELKQLVSVERPKASAAIAEARDKGDLSENSEYDAAKEAQAHLEDKINRLKLTIAEAKIIDTKQLSTDSVQIMSKVEMTNMANKAKMTYTIVSESEANLKEGKISIKTPIAQGLLNKKVGEIAEIKIPRGTINLRIDKISFE
- a CDS encoding DEAD/DEAH box helicase; its protein translation is MNQNNISAAELFLRVRELLILPELEPKTRNKMMHDTLILCCHEGVKETKQAFGNLFSQVDYLCKAHGIKVADKIAIQTMRRHSNSQEPLSSEDLKYDARALAIFISAVFGVDVPHELNVLIPHTNRPYQKGLEINNRRIRCIVKNWDSDFIRVDIDQDADEEEYLVQLKDEENHIDHTYLWDILKEGMQLNLLDCQVKQPVITPRLIVVEPDYLVDISSIATCFTAFGHHPLLYLLNQMKPRANTQATLLGNFAGAALDDIINTNGKYQMNETIKTNFREKALEFCTCPWFDAKKFYTDANQQAFNLQQVVDILFPRTASQAQMSAFRGESLYDRKKAILEPSFVCEALGIQGRVDLMTTDCKLLVEQKSGRNMNIETHQVDPGYHSYQLEPHYVQLLLYYGVLQHNFKLSNDRVNIRLLYSKYQPQDGLMVVAYYQKLFKEAIEYRNQLVAASFEIAKEGFEHALNEFTPEVLNVAGTQDFFYNKYLKPQIEAITSPLHNLTPLEEAYFCRMMTFVLREQMISKVGAQEGTNTSSSDLWTMPLAEKKDAGNIYTDLHIIRKEQSSAGSGYDTITLSVPDQGKDFLPNFRIGDMVYLYTYKLKEEPDVRKAILYKGVLQEIHSDEIVVHLTDGQQNADIFEMNLPYAIEHGTSDASTGGSIRNLHQFICAPKEKRDLLLGQRAPQRDASLTLTRHYDDVLDDIILRAKQAQDYFLLVGPPGTGKTSRALKFMVEEALNDGTGMPTAESIASGGKTAQQPASSILLMSYTNRAVDEICEMLVDSGIPFLRLGSEYSCDERFRPYLIEKAISDCPKLEAIKQYIIGTRVIVGTTSMMTSKPFIFSLKHFKLAIIDESSQILEPNLIGLLSAVDKFILIGDYKQLPAVVQQSEQDSGIPTINDSQKGSIIDMSILQDICLTNCRNSLFERLIHWEDHEERSEFIGILRRQGRMHPEIAEFPNRMFYRREKLEPVPCPHQLETELSYTLPSEDALDDLLKEHRMIFLPSKFCKEPNVSDKINANEAAIVVDLLRRIHRFYGERFDAKKTVGVIVPYRNQIAMVRKGIEKLGIPELEKISIDTVERYQGSQRDVIIYSFTIQNIWQLDFLAGNSFVEDGAIIDRKLNVAITRARKQMIMTGNPEILRNNQIFSELMNYVKEKGGYF
- a CDS encoding mannose-1-phosphate guanylyltransferase, whose product is MKSNGNNYCVILAGGKGRRLWPCSRSNYPKQFVDFFGVGRTQLQQTFDRMAKIVPADHIFINTNEEYVQLVKEQLPEVPAERILAEPIHRNTAPSMAWANHRISMLNPDACIIATPSDQAIFNEDAFRENVLEGLAFVAEHDRFLTMGVKPTRPEPGYGYIQMGEAIGNGLYKVQSFTEKPEREFAKIFVESGEFYWNTGLFLSNVKYLRECFCKILPPVLRNYDKQYPEFSVETENAYMKESFSSYPNISVDFGVLDKPSNVYMMKCDFGWADLGTWHSIYEAMQKSSDDNVVVDSDVMMENCHNNVIKLPKGKLAVLNGLDGFIVAENDNVLLICKKEDSSALVRKYVNEVQMKKGDEFV